Genomic DNA from Desulfosporosinus sp. Sb-LF:
CATGAAGATAGTTAACAAGGCTAAAGACATCGTTGTGTTAACATCTGATGTAGGCGACATCAGAGATGGTCCCTCAAAAATCCTGTTCAAATGGGCGAACTCGATGTGGGAATGTTCTAATAAATTGAACGTGAAATTCGGGATGAGTCCAAGCATATTGGAAAAGAAAACAAACAAGATCAACGTTACTAAGTAACCTAGCAGCGGACGCCCCTGTTCATAGTTCATATTATCAGATACGAGATTCTTAACAAAATCAACGATCCATTCTAAGACGTTTTGCATTTTGCCAGGTTTACCACTGGTTAAATGCCTGACACCCATAAGACAGAATACTAAAATAGCGGCCATCACAATCCAGGTCATGATCAATGTTTTACCGTGAAAGGTCATGTTTCCTAAATGCCATAAGACCAATTCTTCTTTTTCCACTTCATTTTTCCCCCCTTTCTCCTTGAGTTTTTAGTATTGCCACAATGATAAAGGATATAATCACCCCTGTAACAATCCCTATTGCCAAACTGAAAAGCCAGCTTCCTCGAAAGCGAGCAACAGCAACAACAACGAGAGTAACCATGCCTAGTCGGGCCAAAAAGTTTCTGCGCATACGGTTAAGCGCCAATCGAATTTCGAGTTCAGAACTTCGCAGTGCTTCACGATGAAACCACAAGGTGTAAGTGAAACCCACCCAGTACCCAATCAGTCCGCCAAGAAACGTTAGATTACCCGTTACGGCAATGGCCAGTAAAATGAAAGCGGTCCCAATCCATAAGGATATAAAGCTACTTCTAATCATCGGACGCTCCAAATTCCTTTAAAGTAACTACAAGATAACTAGCCCCCAGCGCCAGACCAAGTAACATCATACTAATCGTTAACCATGGATGAGTTCCCCAGTGGGCATCCAAATAACGTCCCGAGAAGAATCCCCCTCCGACTAACCCCGCAAGCATTGTTGCAATAGTCGACCCAGTCGCGACTGCTTTCTGCCACGATTTTTGGTTACTCGCCATATTTTTCGCCCTTCTTGAATTTCTTATGAGTATATTCGCGAGGCAAATCTAAAACTCCTGCTTCGTTTGTACCTAATTTAACAAATTCGTCATAACATTTTCTTGAGCGAATTTCAATTACCATAATATAAATATATTAACACACTTTAGCAATACTTTGTGATTAATTATACAGCATTGATGATTTTTATCTCCACACTTTTTTTCCTGCAATAATTTGCGCAATCTGATTAGCCGCTTGGCCGTCTCCATAAGGATTACTGGTCGTAGCCATTGTGTTATAGGCCTCCTCGTCGCCTAGAAGACGCTTAAGTTCCGAAAAGACACCTTGAAATTCTGTCCCCACGAGTGAGACTGTCCCTGCTGCTACTGCTTCGGGGCGTTCGGTAGTGTCCCGGACGACTAGAACTGGTTTGCCAAGGGACGGGGCTTCTTCTTGGATTCCTCCCGAGTCGGTTAAGATCAAATGCGAACGTGCCATCAGATTTACAAATGGTTCATAGTCCATCGGTTCCACTAAATTAACTCTAGGATGCGATCCCAATATCTCAGTGACAACTTTCCGTACCTTAGGATTTTTATGGACAGGGAAAATAACATAGGTGTCTGGAAACATTTCCAGTGTGCTCTGCAAAGCTTGATATATCTGGCGCATCGGTTCGCCAAGATTCTCTCTTCGATGAGTCGTAACTAGAATCATCCTGGAATTTTTCCTATCTCTAATGATCGTTTGAATGTCATTTTCAAAACTGTATTCAGATTTCACGGTGGCTAACAGAGCATCAATGACTGTGTTTCCTGTCACAAAGATCTTATCTAAGGGTACACCTTCGAGTAAGAGATTATTTTTTGCCGTTTCAGTTGGGGCGAAGTGGAAATCCGTCAAAACACTTGCTAACTTTCGATTCATTTCTTCTGGAAAGGGGGAATATTTATTTCCGGTACGCAGTCCAGCTTCAACATGTCCAACCGGGATTTGCGCATAAAAGGCTGCAAGTGCAGCAACAAATGTGGTCGTCGTGTCACCATGTACCAAAACAAGGTCGGGAAGTGCACGTTGGATAACCTCCCGGAGCCCGCTAAGTGCCCGAGTTGTGATTTCCGTTAACGTTTGCCCCTGCCTCATTAGGTTAAGATCAAAATCGGGGACCACTTTGAACAACTTCAAAACCTGATCTAACATCTCACGGTGCTGAGCTGTCACAGTAACCTGACAGAGAATTGAGTCCTGCTGTCGCAGTGCTTGGATTACCGGAGCCATTTTTATTGCTTCCGGGCGTGTACCAAACACCACCATCACCTTTTTTTGATTCATCCGCTTTGACTCCCTTCAATTGAATGTCAATCGCTTGATAGGAAGGGCCAAGGACATGTCACATTTTATGGCTGCTCCTCCGCAAGTTGCACAAGCACTAATCCCGCTTCTTGTGCCATTGCTAACGCGAACTGATCCGGATAAGAATGTGTATAAATCACACGTTTAATTCCTACATTAATCAGCAATTTTGTGCACAGTACACAAGGTTGGTGTGTCGTGTAGATATCCGCACCTATAATGGAAACTCCGTGCTTCGCCGCCTGTACCAACGCATTTTGTTCCGCATGTACAGCACGGCAGATCTCATGACGTT
This window encodes:
- the atpB gene encoding F0F1 ATP synthase subunit A; the protein is MTFHGKTLIMTWIVMAAILVFCLMGVRHLTSGKPGKMQNVLEWIVDFVKNLVSDNMNYEQGRPLLGYLVTLILFVFFSNMLGLIPNFTFNLLEHSHIEFAHLNRIFEGPSLMSPTSDVNTTMSLALLTIFMVVFLGIKTKGLHYFHHFIEPYPVFAIIHIVDLLAKPLTLAFRLFGNIFAGEILLKVILMLPGIWVLPGILPMTIWLAFSIFVGAIQSYVFTVLTTAYVSQAVTPSDH
- a CDS encoding AtpZ/AtpI family protein, which produces MASNQKSWQKAVATGSTIATMLAGLVGGGFFSGRYLDAHWGTHPWLTISMMLLGLALGASYLVVTLKEFGASDD
- the wecB gene encoding UDP-N-acetylglucosamine 2-epimerase (non-hydrolyzing), coding for MNQKKVMVVFGTRPEAIKMAPVIQALRQQDSILCQVTVTAQHREMLDQVLKLFKVVPDFDLNLMRQGQTLTEITTRALSGLREVIQRALPDLVLVHGDTTTTFVAALAAFYAQIPVGHVEAGLRTGNKYSPFPEEMNRKLASVLTDFHFAPTETAKNNLLLEGVPLDKIFVTGNTVIDALLATVKSEYSFENDIQTIIRDRKNSRMILVTTHRRENLGEPMRQIYQALQSTLEMFPDTYVIFPVHKNPKVRKVVTEILGSHPRVNLVEPMDYEPFVNLMARSHLILTDSGGIQEEAPSLGKPVLVVRDTTERPEAVAAGTVSLVGTEFQGVFSELKRLLGDEEAYNTMATTSNPYGDGQAANQIAQIIAGKKVWR
- a CDS encoding dCMP deaminase family protein; this translates as MTTGKRPSWDSYFMQMAQVVAGRSTCLRRQVGAVMVKDRQILSTGYNGSPSGLLHCEEIGCLRQNLNVPSGERHEICRAVHAEQNALVQAAKHGVSIIGADIYTTHQPCVLCTKLLINVGIKRVIYTHSYPDQFALAMAQEAGLVLVQLAEEQP